A genomic segment from Actinomyces lilanjuaniae encodes:
- a CDS encoding transglutaminase-like domain-containing protein — MSATEQIEVSGPRQAELSESLYYDAFSATGVLTAGLVEGDVLAETVRPYAPPSESQMSTDSLAQVSLGPVEQVPSSVVALAAEIVGTASDPLTQVRALQQRLRTSYYSDGSQSPSSPGHGAARIASMVEAESLVGDDEQYSVLMMLLCRSLGIPARVVMGFNPSTDGDATTVTGADISAWVEVPFESLGWVAVDVTPDRDQVPQQQTTQKVSNPEPQVLQPPLPEEDPAELPPSYEDPDNDGSEEEQDPGLPRGLLLAAASVLGLVAAAGAVLGWKVLRRLRRRRRSGVGSALGSWEELVDRARDLGSAPSWGATRRETAYELDPHFPQADLPTFANAVDTQVFGPGDPTSYALGELWSSCDAIIRAMGADRSRLGRLQARLSLRSLVHPAGRTPRRRPSGGTDHDDELSAFPR; from the coding sequence GTGTCAGCCACGGAGCAGATCGAGGTCTCCGGCCCCCGCCAGGCTGAGCTCAGCGAGAGCCTGTACTACGACGCCTTCTCCGCCACCGGGGTGCTCACGGCCGGATTGGTCGAGGGCGACGTCCTGGCCGAGACGGTCCGCCCCTACGCCCCGCCATCCGAGAGCCAGATGAGCACGGACTCCCTGGCGCAGGTCTCCCTGGGACCGGTGGAGCAGGTCCCCTCCTCGGTCGTGGCGCTCGCGGCGGAGATCGTCGGCACCGCGTCCGACCCGCTGACCCAGGTGCGCGCCCTCCAGCAGCGACTGCGCACCAGCTACTACTCTGACGGATCCCAGAGCCCCTCCTCCCCCGGGCACGGCGCGGCACGGATCGCCTCCATGGTGGAGGCGGAGTCCCTGGTAGGTGACGACGAGCAGTACTCCGTCCTCATGATGCTCCTGTGCCGGTCCCTGGGAATTCCTGCCCGGGTCGTCATGGGATTCAACCCGTCCACGGACGGGGACGCCACGACGGTCACCGGGGCCGACATCAGCGCCTGGGTCGAGGTCCCCTTCGAGTCCCTGGGCTGGGTCGCCGTCGACGTCACCCCCGACCGCGACCAGGTCCCCCAGCAGCAGACGACGCAGAAGGTCTCCAACCCTGAGCCCCAGGTCCTCCAGCCCCCGCTGCCGGAGGAGGACCCCGCCGAGCTTCCCCCGTCCTACGAGGACCCTGACAACGACGGCTCGGAGGAGGAGCAGGACCCAGGACTGCCACGGGGTCTCCTCCTCGCGGCTGCCTCTGTCCTGGGGCTGGTAGCAGCGGCGGGAGCCGTCCTGGGATGGAAGGTCCTACGTCGGCTCAGACGCCGACGCCGGAGCGGCGTGGGCTCGGCCCTGGGCTCCTGGGAAGAGCTGGTGGACCGGGCGCGCGACCTGGGGAGCGCTCCTTCCTGGGGCGCGACCCGCCGGGAGACGGCCTACGAGCTCGACCCCCACTTTCCCCAGGCTGACCTGCCGACATTCGCCAACGCCGTGGACACCCAGGTGTTCGGCCCAGGCGATCCGACGTCGTACGCTCTAGGGGAGCTGTGGAGCTCCTGCGACGCGATCATCCGTGCTATGGGTGCGGACCGCTCGCGGCTGGGCAGGCTCCAGGCTCGGCTGTCCCTGCGGTCGCTCGTGCACCCGGCCGGACGGACTCCTCGTCGACGTCCCTCAGGAGGTACCGATCATGACGACGAGCTCTCTGCCTTCCCGAGGTAG
- a CDS encoding RDD family protein: MTTSSLPSRGSPDDPPLLARPAPARARLAAGAIDVAVDLSAVVLLSVLLHLAAGRSLPLSSIVALVIVIAARGLLLARTGWSLGGRVMRVRLVDARTMAPSPLGVFIYTDLTVVVTAATLGLGVIFLIRSVNEDPQHRGWHDRISGLTALSVPRTQAQPAPADTDQHTGHSVTPQAGSVTPQAGTEPGELAGQGAPSEAASDRPLYQAPTHPGASATARAAASPPSTLTTTPHLRAVSAPARPSEAAAAGTVRDHPSRALSDAPASTGAPTANDVPSSPMEEPPHRAQSRSNQSPTASATSSHSPSADPGVEPASGVHAAYQPRREPSFPTGDPRDQATHAAQLSSTSDTTRAVPADGRTAQALIDSVPWSSVPTVLDSTTMDSLPDTVRTAIAESPAAPEHSSSGTSAGSAINLLDPQGVPSPAGAAPAAPVSSGQSPAPASRTTQQPVAPPTIEVPELRAAHPPAPVSGTASTPPQAAPGAPATTSHGTRHHGSLSPSLSVRLVPQLGGEPLVVEEPTVIGRDPDNISSYPGAERIALTDPTRSVSKTHAAIFPLLDGVWVTDLHSTNGTKVERRDGSTVQAVPDVALAAHEGETVFFGRIGFRVEVAS, encoded by the coding sequence ATGACGACGAGCTCTCTGCCTTCCCGAGGTAGCCCGGACGACCCGCCCCTGCTGGCGCGCCCTGCCCCTGCGCGCGCACGTCTGGCGGCTGGAGCCATCGACGTGGCTGTCGACCTCAGCGCCGTGGTCCTGCTCAGCGTCCTGCTCCACCTGGCCGCGGGAAGGTCGCTTCCACTCAGCAGTATAGTGGCACTCGTCATAGTCATTGCGGCGCGCGGTCTTCTGCTAGCCCGTACCGGCTGGTCCCTGGGAGGCCGGGTCATGAGGGTACGTCTGGTTGACGCCAGGACCATGGCCCCCTCGCCCCTGGGCGTGTTCATTTACACCGACCTGACGGTCGTGGTCACCGCCGCGACCCTGGGTCTTGGCGTGATATTTCTCATTCGCTCAGTGAACGAGGACCCACAGCACCGTGGCTGGCACGACCGCATCTCAGGCCTGACAGCACTGTCCGTGCCCCGTACCCAAGCACAGCCAGCACCCGCGGATACCGACCAGCATACTGGCCACAGCGTGACGCCCCAGGCGGGCAGCGTGACGCCCCAGGCGGGCACAGAGCCGGGAGAACTAGCGGGGCAGGGAGCACCGTCGGAGGCAGCCTCCGACCGCCCCCTCTACCAGGCGCCCACACACCCGGGGGCGTCAGCCACTGCCAGGGCTGCCGCGTCCCCACCCAGCACGCTCACGACCACCCCCCATCTGCGGGCCGTCTCAGCCCCCGCGCGCCCGTCGGAGGCTGCGGCGGCTGGCACCGTTAGAGACCACCCCTCCAGGGCTCTATCGGACGCACCCGCCAGCACAGGCGCGCCCACTGCGAACGACGTACCATCTTCGCCGATGGAAGAACCACCGCACAGGGCACAGTCCCGGTCGAACCAGTCACCAACCGCCTCAGCCACCAGCTCTCACAGTCCTTCTGCCGACCCCGGCGTAGAGCCGGCCAGCGGGGTGCACGCCGCGTACCAGCCGCGGAGGGAACCCAGCTTCCCCACGGGAGACCCTAGAGACCAAGCCACCCATGCCGCACAGCTCTCCAGCACCTCGGACACGACCAGGGCCGTGCCCGCCGACGGGCGCACGGCCCAGGCACTCATCGACTCAGTCCCCTGGTCCTCGGTCCCAACCGTGCTCGACTCCACCACGATGGACAGCCTTCCCGACACGGTCCGCACCGCTATCGCGGAGAGCCCGGCCGCCCCGGAGCACTCCTCCTCGGGGACCTCAGCGGGCTCAGCGATCAACCTTCTCGACCCCCAGGGGGTCCCGTCCCCCGCCGGTGCCGCGCCAGCCGCGCCCGTCTCCAGCGGGCAGTCCCCTGCCCCGGCTTCCCGGACGACGCAACAGCCCGTCGCACCTCCCACCATTGAGGTACCAGAACTGCGGGCCGCGCACCCGCCCGCGCCCGTCTCAGGCACCGCCTCGACGCCGCCCCAGGCCGCGCCCGGGGCGCCAGCCACGACCTCGCACGGCACACGTCACCACGGATCACTCAGCCCCTCACTGTCAGTACGCCTCGTCCCGCAGCTAGGTGGCGAGCCACTTGTCGTCGAGGAACCGACCGTCATCGGCCGTGACCCCGACAATATCTCTTCCTACCCCGGCGCAGAGCGCATCGCGCTGACGGACCCCACACGGTCGGTCTCCAAGACGCACGCCGCGATCTTTCCCCTGCTGGACGGTGTGTGGGTGACTGATCTGCATTCCACCAACGGCACCAAGGTGGAACGCAGGGACGGGTCCACCGTCCAGGCAGTTCCCGACGTAGCCCTGGCTGCGCACGAGGGAGAGACCGTGTTCTTCGGGCGCATCGGCTTCCGCGTCGAAGTCGCCAGCTAG
- a CDS encoding protein kinase domain-containing protein — MLGQETTPPVIAGFTYLGVLGSGGYSTVYLFEQQMPRREVAVKVMNADVADRSASRFESEANLMARVSSHPAILSIYGAGVSADGHPFLVMEYCPPPTLGAILRQGALNVAETLSTAIQVAGAVETAHRAGIVHRDIKPANILFTTYRRPVLSDFGISVMSGPGGTEELRGMSVPWAPPEQLVGIRSASPASDVYSLGATTFAMLTGHSPFEVGGVPDVYELSRRIVKDPLPPLGRQDAPPSLHRVLSVAMDKSPQARYPTALALARALQQVQAELDLPVTTVDLFQEADAATARPPRPEEDDEATNMGVFSQVHRTSDGLTVRVDPDDVAQPGAVSGTVGGQTHAARRREAGSPVGRSRESRLRAVVGLVLAVVLVAVVVGVVLVARDRENRGQSASFETIAPPAGAADPLGSGVPSPADVSGTANKDGTVTFSWDPPYEEWGGGYLVREIVPDEDTAVESTRDTSVVVEARPGQTCVEVSSLRQDGKASPAVTACVVS, encoded by the coding sequence ATGCTGGGCCAGGAGACGACGCCTCCCGTTATTGCCGGCTTCACCTACCTAGGTGTCCTCGGCTCCGGGGGGTACTCGACGGTCTACCTCTTTGAGCAGCAGATGCCGCGTCGTGAGGTGGCCGTCAAGGTCATGAACGCCGACGTGGCGGACAGGAGCGCCAGCCGCTTCGAGTCCGAGGCCAACCTCATGGCCCGGGTCTCCTCCCACCCGGCTATCCTGTCGATCTACGGTGCTGGTGTGTCAGCCGACGGTCATCCCTTCCTGGTGATGGAGTACTGCCCTCCTCCGACGCTGGGGGCTATCCTGCGTCAGGGTGCCCTGAACGTCGCTGAGACGCTGTCAACCGCTATCCAGGTCGCGGGCGCGGTGGAGACCGCGCACCGCGCCGGGATCGTCCACCGTGATATCAAGCCCGCTAATATCCTGTTCACCACCTACCGGCGTCCGGTGCTCTCGGACTTCGGGATCTCCGTGATGAGCGGCCCGGGGGGGACTGAGGAGCTCAGAGGGATGAGTGTGCCCTGGGCACCACCGGAGCAGCTGGTCGGGATCAGGTCGGCAAGTCCCGCCTCTGACGTCTACTCCCTCGGCGCGACAACCTTTGCCATGCTGACCGGGCACAGCCCCTTTGAGGTCGGCGGTGTGCCCGACGTCTATGAGCTGTCCCGGCGCATCGTCAAGGACCCGTTGCCTCCCCTGGGGCGCCAGGACGCCCCGCCTTCCCTGCACCGGGTCCTGTCCGTCGCGATGGACAAGAGCCCGCAGGCCCGTTACCCCACAGCCCTGGCCCTTGCGCGTGCTCTCCAGCAGGTCCAGGCCGAGCTTGACCTGCCGGTGACGACTGTCGACCTGTTTCAGGAGGCCGATGCCGCGACCGCACGTCCTCCCCGTCCCGAGGAGGACGACGAAGCCACCAACATGGGGGTCTTCAGCCAGGTCCACAGGACGAGCGACGGGCTGACGGTCCGGGTGGATCCCGACGACGTCGCACAGCCCGGCGCCGTCTCGGGGACTGTCGGCGGGCAGACCCACGCGGCGAGACGCCGGGAGGCGGGCAGCCCTGTCGGCCGCTCTCGTGAGAGCAGGCTGCGCGCGGTCGTGGGGCTGGTCCTGGCCGTGGTTCTTGTCGCCGTTGTCGTCGGTGTGGTCCTGGTCGCCCGGGACCGGGAGAACCGCGGGCAGTCAGCCTCCTTCGAGACGATAGCGCCGCCTGCTGGGGCCGCCGACCCGCTGGGCAGTGGTGTCCCCTCGCCTGCCGACGTGAGCGGAACCGCCAACAAAGACGGCACAGTCACCTTCTCCTGGGACCCGCCGTACGAGGAATGGGGTGGTGGCTACCTCGTCCGGGAGATCGTCCCGGACGAGGACACCGCTGTGGAGTCCACCAGGGACACCTCGGTGGTGGTGGAGGCACGTCCCGGGCAGACGTGCGTGGAGGTCTCCAGTCTGCGGCAGGACGGAAAGGCGTCCCCGGCCGTTACCGCCTGTGTCGTCTCCTGA
- a CDS encoding FHA domain-containing protein: MRRLVRSQTPGDSDALPAEGEDGRLGWVRPGVSPAVSEEAPATAATPPDAALLSAARVAADLPGAGDGQGEEQAGGPDGDVDDRGDDRGDDRGDDRGDDRSDDGAGSGLDEVADGGVDHGAGGALDGSAAAPAASGGDSDTGPDGGPTGGFEGEPGADFEGEPGADFEGGSEEHSSVGSPADAAAGEHAGDHDGSTVSSIPEDLSHRLRDELVGQDEPMPQPRSSTWAESGREEPLSAGSVSQGEAAPRVARARPFGDHDGHTVSGLPEDLVGELISLVGGDVHGPGAAAPVVAAPEPAPAPEPESASVRVVLSAVCGNGHPNPTNYTTCRQCGADLNRPAKSVACPPLGRLTTSSGESIDLDRPVLVGRSPAPADVPTSSDVPVRVLTVPSPNQLVSRNHVLIDLDAWSVLAQDLGNCNGTVLVREGEAPVRLSSSAPVLLRSGDVLDVGDGQVLTFANLP, from the coding sequence ATGCGACGCCTGGTCAGGTCGCAGACCCCTGGTGACTCGGATGCTCTGCCCGCAGAGGGTGAGGACGGCAGGCTGGGCTGGGTCCGGCCTGGTGTCTCACCTGCCGTGTCTGAGGAGGCTCCCGCGACGGCGGCGACTCCCCCGGACGCGGCTCTTCTGTCTGCGGCTCGTGTCGCCGCGGACTTGCCTGGCGCTGGTGACGGTCAGGGTGAGGAGCAGGCCGGTGGCCCCGACGGTGACGTTGACGACCGCGGTGACGACCGCGGTGACGACCGTGGTGACGACCGTGGTGACGACCGTTCTGACGACGGTGCTGGCAGCGGTCTTGATGAGGTCGCCGATGGCGGTGTGGACCACGGTGCTGGTGGCGCTCTTGACGGCTCTGCTGCTGCTCCTGCTGCCTCAGGCGGTGACTCCGACACTGGCCCTGACGGTGGCCCCACCGGTGGCTTCGAGGGCGAGCCCGGGGCTGACTTCGAGGGCGAGCCCGGGGCTGACTTCGAGGGTGGCTCCGAGGAGCACAGCAGCGTCGGCTCCCCGGCCGACGCTGCTGCCGGGGAGCATGCCGGGGACCATGACGGGAGCACGGTCTCCAGCATTCCCGAAGACCTCTCGCACCGGCTGCGCGATGAGCTGGTCGGCCAGGACGAGCCTATGCCGCAGCCTCGTTCCAGCACCTGGGCCGAGTCAGGGAGAGAAGAGCCCCTCTCAGCAGGCTCCGTGTCCCAGGGGGAGGCGGCCCCCCGGGTCGCCAGGGCGAGACCCTTCGGTGACCACGACGGCCACACCGTCTCGGGCCTGCCCGAGGACCTGGTCGGTGAGCTGATCTCCCTGGTGGGGGGCGACGTGCACGGACCGGGTGCCGCGGCCCCGGTGGTTGCGGCCCCGGAGCCCGCACCAGCCCCGGAGCCGGAGTCGGCCTCAGTACGTGTGGTGCTGTCGGCCGTGTGCGGCAACGGGCACCCCAACCCGACGAACTACACGACCTGCAGGCAGTGCGGCGCGGACCTCAACCGTCCGGCCAAGTCGGTGGCCTGCCCACCTCTGGGACGCCTCACCACCTCCTCCGGGGAGTCGATCGACCTGGACCGTCCTGTCCTGGTGGGGCGTAGCCCAGCGCCGGCAGACGTCCCCACCAGCAGTGACGTCCCGGTACGCGTGCTGACAGTTCCCAGCCCCAACCAGCTGGTCTCGCGAAACCACGTCCTCATTGACCTCGATGCCTGGAGCGTGCTCGCCCAGGACCTGGGCAACTGCAACGGCACTGTCCTTGTCAGAGAGGGGGAGGCCCCGGTACGCCTGTCCTCCTCCGCCCCGGTGCTGCTGCGCAGCGGTGACGTGCTTGATGTCGGCGACGGGCAGGTCCTCACCTTTGCGAACCTGCCCTGA
- a CDS encoding FHA domain-containing protein, which yields MTVHHGILFALGATVALMAVMTLMTGLTGASPGGLVTGTRRRRIASQGAVPGWAAAAYTGFVLLAAVPTGGVAVLVLWLTALRGGGRSWFDRMAGTVLISSRAVSTSLCTLLLDGEAVAVSGPLVLGRQPVPLESHPQARLVAVLRGDDSVSKTHLLVRPGADGVLMTDLGSTNGTYVEDSQGAHRLSPGQEEYVRRGRQAYLGDGVCVVR from the coding sequence GTGACTGTGCACCATGGCATCTTATTCGCTCTTGGCGCCACTGTGGCTCTTATGGCTGTGATGACTCTCATGACGGGGTTGACAGGCGCCTCCCCTGGGGGACTGGTGACCGGGACCCGCCGTCGTCGGATCGCCTCCCAGGGCGCGGTTCCGGGCTGGGCCGCAGCGGCGTATACGGGCTTTGTCCTGCTGGCTGCTGTTCCCACCGGCGGAGTCGCCGTGCTGGTCCTGTGGCTAACTGCACTACGGGGCGGAGGCAGGTCGTGGTTTGACCGCATGGCCGGCACGGTCCTTATCTCCTCGCGAGCAGTCTCGACCAGCCTGTGCACGCTGCTCCTTGACGGGGAGGCCGTCGCGGTGAGCGGTCCGCTGGTGCTGGGGCGCCAGCCCGTGCCACTCGAGTCCCACCCGCAGGCGCGGCTCGTGGCGGTTCTGCGCGGCGACGACTCGGTGTCAAAGACCCACCTCCTGGTCCGTCCTGGTGCCGACGGCGTCCTCATGACGGACCTTGGGTCCACCAACGGCACCTACGTGGAGGACTCGCAGGGTGCTCACCGTCTATCTCCTGGACAAGAGGAGTACGTGCGACGTGGTCGCCAGGCATACTTGGGTGACGGAGTGTGCGTCGTCCGCTGA
- a CDS encoding 4-(cytidine 5'-diphospho)-2-C-methyl-D-erythritol kinase translates to MSHLRPVSGPTGSCPVRSGSATSVRVEAPGKVNLFLSVGAPGKDGYHPLVTVFQAVRLIETVTARRQSRQAHGRVSLVLEEPDATVPTDHSNLAVRAADLLAEATGVTEGVDLLLRKRVPVAGGMAGGSADAAAALVACNALWGTGLDVSELTALAARLGADVPFPLIGATAIGRGRGDTVAPVMTRGTFQWVLGLQQEGLSTPAVFARFDELSAAAGTRPVAEEVPGPLTAALRSGDPVALAATMHNDLQDAVVDLRPELAEVIRVAQEAGALRAVVSGAGPTVAALVRDAGAAQRVHRALRASGLCSRVLRTDAPVAGARVVG, encoded by the coding sequence ATGAGCCACCTGCGTCCTGTCTCCGGTCCGACGGGGTCCTGTCCCGTCCGCTCGGGCTCTGCCACCTCTGTACGGGTGGAGGCGCCGGGAAAGGTCAACTTGTTCCTGTCTGTGGGAGCGCCCGGGAAGGACGGCTACCACCCGCTGGTGACTGTCTTCCAGGCGGTGCGCCTGATCGAGACGGTCACCGCCCGGCGCCAGTCGAGGCAGGCCCACGGAAGGGTGAGCCTGGTCCTGGAGGAGCCTGACGCCACGGTTCCTACTGACCACTCTAACCTGGCTGTGCGGGCCGCTGACCTCCTGGCCGAGGCGACGGGGGTGACTGAGGGGGTTGACCTCCTGCTGCGCAAGCGGGTCCCTGTGGCCGGAGGTATGGCTGGAGGCTCGGCGGACGCGGCGGCGGCGCTGGTGGCCTGCAACGCGTTGTGGGGCACGGGCCTGGACGTCTCCGAGCTGACGGCTCTGGCAGCCCGCCTCGGCGCGGACGTCCCCTTCCCGCTCATCGGGGCGACGGCGATCGGTCGTGGTCGAGGCGATACGGTGGCCCCTGTGATGACCCGTGGCACCTTCCAGTGGGTGCTTGGCCTCCAGCAGGAGGGCCTGTCCACCCCAGCGGTCTTCGCGCGCTTCGACGAGCTGAGCGCTGCTGCCGGTACCCGCCCTGTAGCCGAGGAGGTTCCCGGTCCTCTCACCGCGGCGCTGCGCAGCGGGGATCCTGTCGCCCTGGCGGCTACCATGCACAACGACCTCCAGGACGCCGTGGTAGACCTGCGCCCCGAGCTCGCTGAGGTGATCAGGGTGGCCCAGGAAGCCGGTGCCCTACGTGCCGTCGTCTCCGGGGCGGGACCGACAGTGGCGGCGCTCGTTCGTGACGCCGGTGCTGCGCAGCGGGTCCACCGTGCGCTGCGCGCCTCCGGCCTGTGCTCGCGGGTGCTGCGTACCGACGCCCCGGTGGCCGGCGCACGGGTGGTGGGCTGA
- the rsmA gene encoding 16S rRNA (adenine(1518)-N(6)/adenine(1519)-N(6))-dimethyltransferase RsmA, translating to MKRRVSQQSGQHAEGLLGPSQVRSLCRDLGVRPAKALGQNFVHDAGTVRRIVRTADVREGEVVLEVGPGLGSLTLALLEAGAQVIAVEVDPVLAGALPQTVDSHMPWASHKLEVVTMDALTLSGPEQLGGLLPSRMVANLPYNVAVPVLLTALACLPSLETLTVMVQAEVADRLAALPGSRTYGAPSAKAAWYASVRRAGAVARGVFWPVPRVDSALVHLRRREPPGTCASREEVFAVIDAAFAQRRKTLRQALAPLAGSAAGAESALRSAGIAPGDRGERLDVTAFAAVAEQLRRVGEERP from the coding sequence GTGAAGCGGCGTGTCAGCCAGCAATCCGGTCAGCACGCGGAGGGGCTCCTCGGGCCGTCGCAGGTCCGCAGCCTGTGCCGCGACCTGGGGGTCCGTCCCGCCAAGGCCCTGGGGCAGAACTTCGTCCACGACGCCGGTACCGTGCGCCGCATCGTGCGTACTGCCGACGTGCGGGAGGGGGAGGTGGTTCTTGAGGTAGGACCGGGACTGGGGTCCTTGACCCTGGCTCTTCTGGAGGCGGGTGCGCAGGTGATCGCCGTTGAGGTTGACCCTGTGCTGGCTGGGGCGCTGCCGCAGACTGTGGACAGCCACATGCCATGGGCGTCCCACAAGTTGGAGGTCGTGACGATGGATGCGCTGACCCTGAGCGGGCCAGAACAGCTGGGAGGCCTCCTGCCGAGCCGGATGGTGGCCAACCTGCCTTACAACGTGGCGGTTCCCGTCCTGCTCACCGCCCTGGCATGTCTGCCGAGTCTGGAGACGCTGACAGTCATGGTCCAGGCGGAGGTTGCTGACCGCCTCGCCGCCCTCCCAGGGTCGCGCACCTACGGCGCCCCGAGCGCCAAGGCCGCCTGGTATGCCTCGGTCCGTCGTGCAGGAGCCGTGGCTCGAGGCGTCTTTTGGCCGGTTCCCCGTGTCGACTCCGCGCTGGTCCACTTGCGACGACGGGAGCCTCCGGGTACCTGTGCCTCCCGCGAGGAGGTCTTCGCCGTCATCGATGCTGCTTTTGCGCAGCGTCGCAAGACGCTGAGGCAGGCGCTGGCTCCCCTGGCGGGCAGCGCCGCCGGTGCCGAGTCGGCTCTTCGATCTGCCGGTATCGCCCCTGGAGACCGTGGTGAGCGGCTTGACGTGACGGCCTTTGCTGCCGTGGCCGAGCAGCTGCGCCGTGTCGGTGAGGAGCGTCCATGA
- a CDS encoding resuscitation-promoting factor — protein MGRHLKSTSENDSPDGPDAAVGSAASRRSARLRAGAAAAALALALSGGAYAAVRAASDGSSGQDTSVAALGGEAHPTTAQGEGVVVEGSGAEVSTVTEEVTEAHGTVEQETGDLPEGERRVVTEGADGVVRTVYQVTTVDGEEVSRQAVSSVVVSEKVDEVVQVGTGAQQAAEPTASASEGPRRRSRPPGRRARRPRSSPQTPAARRRGLAGLRLRGGGLPGSSGSPDAGSDDVWAALAQCESGGDPTTNTGNGYYGMYQFSLSTWQAYGGSGLPSEASAAEQTAVAKRLQAAAGWGQWPHCAAQLGLL, from the coding sequence GTGGGTCGTCACCTGAAGAGCACGTCCGAGAACGACAGTCCTGACGGCCCGGACGCAGCCGTGGGCTCGGCGGCGAGTCGGCGTTCCGCCCGGCTGCGTGCGGGTGCTGCTGCGGCCGCCCTGGCCCTGGCTCTGTCCGGCGGCGCCTATGCTGCCGTACGGGCGGCCTCCGACGGGTCGTCAGGGCAGGACACCTCGGTGGCGGCGCTGGGTGGAGAGGCTCACCCCACCACCGCCCAGGGAGAGGGCGTCGTCGTGGAGGGGTCTGGTGCTGAGGTGTCGACGGTGACGGAGGAGGTTACTGAGGCCCACGGGACCGTGGAGCAGGAGACGGGTGACCTGCCTGAGGGTGAGAGGCGGGTGGTGACCGAGGGTGCTGACGGGGTGGTGCGTACGGTCTACCAGGTGACGACTGTTGACGGTGAGGAGGTCTCGCGCCAGGCGGTGTCCTCGGTGGTGGTCTCGGAGAAGGTCGATGAGGTGGTCCAGGTCGGCACCGGCGCGCAGCAGGCAGCCGAGCCCACCGCGTCCGCCTCGGAGGGGCCTCGTCGCAGGAGCCGCCCTCCGGGCAGGAGAGCGAGGCGCCCCAGGAGCAGCCCTCAGACACCAGCAGCACGCAGGAGGGGGCTCGCAGGACTCCGACTCCGGGGAGGAGGCCTCCCCGGGTCGTCTGGTTCCCCGGACGCAGGCTCTGACGACGTCTGGGCGGCGCTGGCACAGTGCGAGTCCGGGGGTGACCCGACGACAAACACCGGCAACGGCTACTACGGGATGTACCAGTTCTCGTTGAGCACATGGCAGGCCTATGGCGGCTCCGGCCTGCCCTCAGAGGCCTCCGCTGCCGAGCAGACTGCTGTTGCCAAGCGGCTCCAGGCGGCGGCCGGGTGGGGCCAGTGGCCCCACTGCGCCGCTCAGCTGGGACTGCTCTGA
- a CDS encoding G5 domain-containing protein, producing the protein MGRHCQTSSLNTTLVELGALASRGLTPDSGRGRRRAEGPASTPFAPMLFRAGGVAAALSIAVSGGAYAAVSSQGEEGTSSDGAFGALGAEAPTPAEQGGGQATVVEGSGAEVSTVTEEATEAHGTVEQETGDLPEGERRVVTEGADGVVRTVYQVTTVDGEEVSRQAVSSVVVSEKVDEVVQVGTGAQQPAEPADSAADSSSSDSSSNGDGEAGDVQVAAGAGTDPASAQAVAKSMMAGYGWDDAEFSCLVSLWNRESSWNYQAQNPSSGAYGIPQALPGSKMAETGSDWQTNPVTQITWGLGYISGRYGTPCSAWAHSESVGWY; encoded by the coding sequence GTGGGTCGTCACTGTCAGACAAGCTCTCTGAACACCACCCTGGTGGAGCTCGGTGCCCTGGCCTCCAGAGGCCTGACTCCCGACAGCGGGCGCGGCAGGCGGCGTGCCGAGGGTCCTGCGAGCACCCCCTTCGCTCCCATGCTCTTCCGCGCCGGCGGCGTGGCCGCCGCCCTGTCGATCGCCGTCTCCGGTGGCGCGTACGCGGCTGTCTCCTCCCAGGGTGAGGAGGGCACCTCTTCCGACGGCGCCTTCGGTGCCCTGGGTGCGGAGGCGCCGACGCCCGCGGAGCAGGGGGGCGGTCAGGCCACTGTCGTGGAGGGGTCTGGTGCTGAGGTGTCGACGGTGACGGAGGAGGCTACTGAGGCCCACGGGACCGTGGAGCAGGAGACGGGTGACCTGCCTGAGGGTGAGAGGCGGGTGGTGACCGAGGGTGCTGACGGGGTGGTGCGTACGGTCTACCAGGTGACGACTGTTGACGGTGAGGAGGTCTCGCGCCAGGCGGTGTCCTCGGTGGTGGTCTCGGAGAAGGTCGATGAGGTGGTCCAGGTCGGCACCGGCGCGCAGCAGCCAGCCGAGCCCGCTGACTCGGCTGCGGACTCCTCTTCCAGTGACTCCTCCTCCAACGGGGACGGAGAGGCCGGGGACGTGCAGGTGGCTGCGGGCGCAGGGACCGACCCGGCCAGTGCCCAGGCGGTCGCCAAGTCGATGATGGCTGGCTATGGCTGGGACGACGCGGAGTTCTCCTGCCTGGTCAGCCTGTGGAACCGCGAGTCCAGCTGGAACTACCAGGCTCAGAACCCCTCCTCGGGTGCCTACGGCATCCCGCAGGCCCTTCCGGGTTCCAAGATGGCGGAGACGGGCTCCGACTGGCAGACCAACCCGGTGACTCAGATCACCTGGGGGCTCGGATACATCTCTGGCCGATACGGCACGCCCTGCTCCGCCTGGGCGCACTCGGAGTCCGTCGGCTGGTACTGA